Sequence from the Candidatus Angelobacter sp. genome:
ATTGCGTTCGTATTCGTAATCGTGACGCGCTGGTTGTCCAGGTTTGGCGGGGATCGGCGCGCGCGTGTCGATGATCAGCTGCTTCGAGGTTTCGTCGAGGCACACGAGCGGGCGCTGCGGATCGTGCGGTCGCTGATAGACTTCCAGGACGTCTTCCATGGTGGCGACAAACGCCGCGTTGGCGTCGGGCGGAATCACCCATTGCTGCTTGCGATGCGGCTTGAGAATGTTTTTTTTAGCGTCCGCCCGATCGTGTTGTCGCTGGCGCGCTCGACAATGTGCAGTTCGACAACCTTCTCCTCGAGCAGACGCAGGCTCCATCTGGCAAAGCCTTCCGGGACCGGAGAGAGCGTCAGCGCGATCAGTTTTGCTTCCGCCGCGCCGTCGAAAATCCGCCGCCGGGCGGAGTTCGAGTTGTATTTGCGGGCCAACACCGCCTCGAACCCTTCCTCGACCAGCTGGCGCCTGGTCCGCTCGACAGTGGCGATGCTGGTGTCCAGCGCCGCGGCGATCCGGCTGTCGCTCCAGCCTTCGCCCGCATCCGATATGTCCGCC
This genomic interval carries:
- a CDS encoding IS630 family transposase; translated protein: MIPPDANAAFVATMEDVLEVYQRPHDPQRPLVCLDETSKQLIIDTRAPIPAKPGQPARHDYEYERNGVANLFMVFAPLEGWRHVKVTDRHTAIDYAHVLR
- a CDS encoding helix-turn-helix domain-containing protein — protein: MAGKEIAVKKYVVRLDAEERDRLNELIRKGKRSAQLLTKARILLKADISDAGEGWSDSRIAAALDTSIATVERTRRQLVEEGFEAVLARKYNSNSARRRIFDGAAEAKLIALTLSPVPEGFARWSLRLLEEKVVELHIVERASDNTIGRTLKKTFSSRIASSNG